A region of Ochotona princeps isolate mOchPri1 chromosome 2, mOchPri1.hap1, whole genome shotgun sequence DNA encodes the following proteins:
- the POU3F1 gene encoding POU domain, class 3, transcription factor 1 — MATTAQYLPRGPGGGTGGTGPLMHPDAAAAAAAAAAAERLHAGAAYREVQKLMHHEWLGAGAGHPVGLAHPQWLPTGGGGGGDWAGGPHLEHGKAGGGGTGRADDGGGGGGGGGGFHARLVHQGAAHAGTAWAQGGTAHHLGPAMSPSPGAGGGHQPQPLGLYAQAAYPGGGGGGLAGMLAAGGGGAGPGLHHALHEDGHEAQLEPSPPPHLGAHGHAHGHAHAGGLHAAAAHLHPGTGGGSSVGEHSDEDAPSSDDLEQFAKQFKQRRIKLGFTQADVGLALGTLYGNVFSQTTICRFEALQLSFKNMCKLKPLLNKWLEETDSSSGSPTNLDKIAAQGRKRKKRTSIEVGVKGALESHFLKCPKPSAHEITGLADSLQLEKEVVRVWFCNRRQKEKRMTPAAGAGHPPMDDVYAPGELGPGGGGASPPSAPPPPPPAALHHHHHHTLPGSVQ; from the coding sequence ATGGCCACCACCGCGCAGTACCTGCCGCGGGGCCCCGGAGGCGGAACCGGGGGCACCGGGCCGCTCATGCACCCGGACGCcgcggcggcagcggcagcggcggcggccgcCGAGCGGCTGCACGCGGGAGCCGCGTACCGCGAAGTGCAGAAGCTGATGCACCACGAGTGGCTGGGCGCGGGCGCGGGCCACCCCGTGGGCCTAGCGCACCCTCAGTGGCTACCCACGGGAGGAGGCGGCGGTGGCGACTGGGCCGGCGGCCCGCACCTGGAACACGGCAAggcgggcggcggcggcaccGGCCGAGCAGACgacggcggcggtggcggcggcggaggaggagGTTTCCACGCGCGCCTGGTGCACCAGGGGGCGGCCCACGCGGGCACGGCATGGGCGCAGGGCGGCACGGCGCACCACTTGGGCCCGGCCATGTCGCCGTCGCCCGGGGCCGGCGGGGGACACCAGCCCCAGCCGCTCGGGCTGTACGCACAGGCGGCCTACCCGGGGGGTGGCGGCGGTGGCCTGGCCGGGATGCTGGCGGCGGGCGGTGGCGGCGCGGGGCCGGGCCTGCACCACGCGCTGCACGAGGACGGCCACGAGGCTCAACTGGAGCCGTCGCCGCCGCCGCACCTGGGCGCCCACGGACACGCACACGGACACGCACACGCGGGCGGCCTGCACGCGGCGGCGGCGCACCTGCACCCAGGCACGGGCGGCGGCTCGTCGGTGGGCGAACACTCGGACGAGGATGCGCCCAGCTCGGACGACCTGGAGCAGTTTGCCAAGCAGTTCAAGCAGCGGCGCATCAAGCTGGGCTTCACGCAGGCCGACGTGGGGCTGGCGCTTGGCACGCTGTACGGTAACGTGTTCTCGCAGACCACCATCTGCCGCTTCGAGGCCCTGCAGCTGAGCTTCAAGAACATGTGCAAGCTCAAGCCGCTGCTCAACAAGTGGCTGGAGGAGACCGACTCGTCCAGCGGCAGCCCCACCAACCTGGACAAGATCGCGGCGCAGGGCCGCAAACGCAAGAAGCGCACGTCCATCGAGGTGGGGGTCAAAGGCGCCCTGGAGAGCCACTTTCTCAAGTGCCCCAAGCCCTCGGCGCACGAGATCACGGGCCTGGCCGACAGCCTGCAGCTGGAGAAGGAGGTGGTGCGCGTCTGGTTCTGCAACCGGCGGCAGAAGGAGAAGCGCATGACCCCCGCAGCCGGCGCGGGCCACCCGCCCATGGACGACGTTTACGCGCCCGGGGAGCTGGGGCCGGGAGGGGGCGGTGCGTCGCCGCCCTCGGcgcccccgccgcccccgccaGCAGCGCtgcaccaccatcaccaccacacaCTGCCCGGCTCGGTGCAGTGA